A genomic stretch from Arachis stenosperma cultivar V10309 chromosome 3, arast.V10309.gnm1.PFL2, whole genome shotgun sequence includes:
- the LOC130965552 gene encoding mitogen-activated protein kinase kinase 2-like isoform X4, translating to MKKGCLGPNLKLTVPVPATHHPSFPSFLNESGTFIDGNLLVNGDGVLIASQGEPPPVRAIDNKLSLADIDTIKVIGKGNGGIVQLVQHKWTNQFFALKEIRMMVEEPMHTQIARELKINQSAQCPYVVVYYQSFYNNGVLSIILEYMDGGSLEDFLSIVKTIPEPYLAAICKQVLKGLIYLHHEKHIIHRDLKPSNLLINHRGEVKITDFGVSAIMDTTSGLANTFIGTYSYMSPERITGNPGGYNYRSDIWSLGLILLKCATGKFPYTPPDKKEGWENIYQLIEIIVDKPPPSAPSDQFSLEFCSFISACLQKNPRDRKSAPDLARHPFINMYEDLDVDLSAYFSNGGSTPATI from the exons ATGAAGAAAGGGTGCTTAGGACCCAATCTGAAGCTCACTGTTCCTGTTCCTGCAACTCATCACccttcttttccaagcttccT GAATGAAAGCGGCACGTTTATTGATGGGAACCTGCTTGTCAATGGCGACGGAGTTCTGATCGCTTCTCAGGGTGAA CCACCCCCAGTAAGGGCAATAGACAACAAACTAAGTTTGGCAGACATTGACACAATCAAAGTGATTGGAAAGGGAAATGGAGGGATAGTGCAGTTGGTGCAACACAAATGGACTAATCAATTTTTCGCATTAAAG GAAATCCGAATGATGGTTGAGGAGCCTATGCACACGCAGATAGCACGAGAGCTAAAAATCAATCAGTCGGCACAATGTCCATATGTTGTTGTTTACTACCAATCATTCTACAATAATGGGGTCTTATCAATCATCTTAGAGTACATGGATGGAGGGTCCTTGGAAGATTTTCTTAGCATAGTGAAAACAATTCCAGAGCCATATCTTGCCGCGATCTGCAAGCAG GTGCTGAAGGGTTTAATTTATCTTCATCATGAAAAACATATTATCCATAGGGACTTAAAGCCTTCTAATTTGTTGATAAATCATAGAGGAGAAGTAAAGATTACTGATTTTGGTGTGAGCGCAATCATGGACACCACATCTGGTCTAGCTAATACTTTTATTGGCACATACAGCTACATGTCT CCAGAGAGAATTACTGGAAACCCTGGTGGTTACAACTATAGAAGTGATATATGGAGCTTGGGACTGATATTGCTCAAGTGTGCTACAGGAAAGTTTCCATATACACCACCTGATAAAAAAGAAGGATGGGAAAATATCTACCAGCTTATTGAAATCATTGTCGACAAACCTCCGCCGAGTGCTCCATCTGATCAATTTTCTCTGGAATTTTGTTCTTTCATCTCTGCATG TTTACAGAAAAATCCAAGGGATAGAAAGTCAGCTCCAGACCTTGCG AGACATCCATTTATCAACATGTATGAGGACTTGGATGTGGACCTTTCAGCATACTTCTCCAATGGAGGATCTACACCTGCAACCATATAA
- the LOC130965552 gene encoding mitogen-activated protein kinase kinase 2-like isoform X1, with translation MKKGCLGPNLKLTVPVPATHHPSFPSFLNESGTFIDGNLLVNGDGVLIASQGEVGTLCCFQPPPVRAIDNKLSLADIDTIKVIGKGNGGIVQLVQHKWTNQFFALKEIRMMVEEPMHTQIARELKINQSAQCPYVVVYYQSFYNNGVLSIILEYMDGGSLEDFLSIVKTIPEPYLAAICKQVLKGLIYLHHEKHIIHRDLKPSNLLINHRGEVKITDFGVSAIMDTTSGLANTFIGTYSYMSPERITGNPGGYNYRSDIWSLGLILLKCATGKFPYTPPDKKEGWENIYQLIEIIVDKPPPSAPSDQFSLEFCSFISACLQKNPRDRKSAPDLARHPFINMYEDLDVDLSAYFSNGGSTPATI, from the exons ATGAAGAAAGGGTGCTTAGGACCCAATCTGAAGCTCACTGTTCCTGTTCCTGCAACTCATCACccttcttttccaagcttccT GAATGAAAGCGGCACGTTTATTGATGGGAACCTGCTTGTCAATGGCGACGGAGTTCTGATCGCTTCTCAGGGTGAAGTGGGAACC TTGTGTTGTTTTCAGCCACCCCCAGTAAGGGCAATAGACAACAAACTAAGTTTGGCAGACATTGACACAATCAAAGTGATTGGAAAGGGAAATGGAGGGATAGTGCAGTTGGTGCAACACAAATGGACTAATCAATTTTTCGCATTAAAG GAAATCCGAATGATGGTTGAGGAGCCTATGCACACGCAGATAGCACGAGAGCTAAAAATCAATCAGTCGGCACAATGTCCATATGTTGTTGTTTACTACCAATCATTCTACAATAATGGGGTCTTATCAATCATCTTAGAGTACATGGATGGAGGGTCCTTGGAAGATTTTCTTAGCATAGTGAAAACAATTCCAGAGCCATATCTTGCCGCGATCTGCAAGCAG GTGCTGAAGGGTTTAATTTATCTTCATCATGAAAAACATATTATCCATAGGGACTTAAAGCCTTCTAATTTGTTGATAAATCATAGAGGAGAAGTAAAGATTACTGATTTTGGTGTGAGCGCAATCATGGACACCACATCTGGTCTAGCTAATACTTTTATTGGCACATACAGCTACATGTCT CCAGAGAGAATTACTGGAAACCCTGGTGGTTACAACTATAGAAGTGATATATGGAGCTTGGGACTGATATTGCTCAAGTGTGCTACAGGAAAGTTTCCATATACACCACCTGATAAAAAAGAAGGATGGGAAAATATCTACCAGCTTATTGAAATCATTGTCGACAAACCTCCGCCGAGTGCTCCATCTGATCAATTTTCTCTGGAATTTTGTTCTTTCATCTCTGCATG TTTACAGAAAAATCCAAGGGATAGAAAGTCAGCTCCAGACCTTGCG AGACATCCATTTATCAACATGTATGAGGACTTGGATGTGGACCTTTCAGCATACTTCTCCAATGGAGGATCTACACCTGCAACCATATAA
- the LOC130965552 gene encoding mitogen-activated protein kinase kinase 2-like isoform X5, which yields MKKGCLGPNLKLTVPVPATHHPSFPSFLNESGTFIDGNLLVNGDGVLIASQGEVGTEIRMMVEEPMHTQIARELKINQSAQCPYVVVYYQSFYNNGVLSIILEYMDGGSLEDFLSIVKTIPEPYLAAICKQVLKGLIYLHHEKHIIHRDLKPSNLLINHRGEVKITDFGVSAIMDTTSGLANTFIGTYSYMSPERITGNPGGYNYRSDIWSLGLILLKCATGKFPYTPPDKKEGWENIYQLIEIIVDKPPPSAPSDQFSLEFCSFISACLQKNPRDRKSAPDLARHPFINMYEDLDVDLSAYFSNGGSTPATI from the exons ATGAAGAAAGGGTGCTTAGGACCCAATCTGAAGCTCACTGTTCCTGTTCCTGCAACTCATCACccttcttttccaagcttccT GAATGAAAGCGGCACGTTTATTGATGGGAACCTGCTTGTCAATGGCGACGGAGTTCTGATCGCTTCTCAGGGTGAAGTGGGAACC GAAATCCGAATGATGGTTGAGGAGCCTATGCACACGCAGATAGCACGAGAGCTAAAAATCAATCAGTCGGCACAATGTCCATATGTTGTTGTTTACTACCAATCATTCTACAATAATGGGGTCTTATCAATCATCTTAGAGTACATGGATGGAGGGTCCTTGGAAGATTTTCTTAGCATAGTGAAAACAATTCCAGAGCCATATCTTGCCGCGATCTGCAAGCAG GTGCTGAAGGGTTTAATTTATCTTCATCATGAAAAACATATTATCCATAGGGACTTAAAGCCTTCTAATTTGTTGATAAATCATAGAGGAGAAGTAAAGATTACTGATTTTGGTGTGAGCGCAATCATGGACACCACATCTGGTCTAGCTAATACTTTTATTGGCACATACAGCTACATGTCT CCAGAGAGAATTACTGGAAACCCTGGTGGTTACAACTATAGAAGTGATATATGGAGCTTGGGACTGATATTGCTCAAGTGTGCTACAGGAAAGTTTCCATATACACCACCTGATAAAAAAGAAGGATGGGAAAATATCTACCAGCTTATTGAAATCATTGTCGACAAACCTCCGCCGAGTGCTCCATCTGATCAATTTTCTCTGGAATTTTGTTCTTTCATCTCTGCATG TTTACAGAAAAATCCAAGGGATAGAAAGTCAGCTCCAGACCTTGCG AGACATCCATTTATCAACATGTATGAGGACTTGGATGTGGACCTTTCAGCATACTTCTCCAATGGAGGATCTACACCTGCAACCATATAA
- the LOC130965552 gene encoding mitogen-activated protein kinase kinase 2-like isoform X3: MKKGCLGPNLKLTVPVPATHHPSFPSFLNESGTFIDGNLLVNGDGVLIASQGEVGTPPPVRAIDNKLSLADIDTIKVIGKGNGGIVQLVQHKWTNQFFALKEIRMMVEEPMHTQIARELKINQSAQCPYVVVYYQSFYNNGVLSIILEYMDGGSLEDFLSIVKTIPEPYLAAICKQVLKGLIYLHHEKHIIHRDLKPSNLLINHRGEVKITDFGVSAIMDTTSGLANTFIGTYSYMSPERITGNPGGYNYRSDIWSLGLILLKCATGKFPYTPPDKKEGWENIYQLIEIIVDKPPPSAPSDQFSLEFCSFISACLQKNPRDRKSAPDLARHPFINMYEDLDVDLSAYFSNGGSTPATI; the protein is encoded by the exons ATGAAGAAAGGGTGCTTAGGACCCAATCTGAAGCTCACTGTTCCTGTTCCTGCAACTCATCACccttcttttccaagcttccT GAATGAAAGCGGCACGTTTATTGATGGGAACCTGCTTGTCAATGGCGACGGAGTTCTGATCGCTTCTCAGGGTGAAGTGGGAACC CCACCCCCAGTAAGGGCAATAGACAACAAACTAAGTTTGGCAGACATTGACACAATCAAAGTGATTGGAAAGGGAAATGGAGGGATAGTGCAGTTGGTGCAACACAAATGGACTAATCAATTTTTCGCATTAAAG GAAATCCGAATGATGGTTGAGGAGCCTATGCACACGCAGATAGCACGAGAGCTAAAAATCAATCAGTCGGCACAATGTCCATATGTTGTTGTTTACTACCAATCATTCTACAATAATGGGGTCTTATCAATCATCTTAGAGTACATGGATGGAGGGTCCTTGGAAGATTTTCTTAGCATAGTGAAAACAATTCCAGAGCCATATCTTGCCGCGATCTGCAAGCAG GTGCTGAAGGGTTTAATTTATCTTCATCATGAAAAACATATTATCCATAGGGACTTAAAGCCTTCTAATTTGTTGATAAATCATAGAGGAGAAGTAAAGATTACTGATTTTGGTGTGAGCGCAATCATGGACACCACATCTGGTCTAGCTAATACTTTTATTGGCACATACAGCTACATGTCT CCAGAGAGAATTACTGGAAACCCTGGTGGTTACAACTATAGAAGTGATATATGGAGCTTGGGACTGATATTGCTCAAGTGTGCTACAGGAAAGTTTCCATATACACCACCTGATAAAAAAGAAGGATGGGAAAATATCTACCAGCTTATTGAAATCATTGTCGACAAACCTCCGCCGAGTGCTCCATCTGATCAATTTTCTCTGGAATTTTGTTCTTTCATCTCTGCATG TTTACAGAAAAATCCAAGGGATAGAAAGTCAGCTCCAGACCTTGCG AGACATCCATTTATCAACATGTATGAGGACTTGGATGTGGACCTTTCAGCATACTTCTCCAATGGAGGATCTACACCTGCAACCATATAA
- the LOC130965552 gene encoding mitogen-activated protein kinase kinase 2-like isoform X2: protein MKKGCLGPNLKLTVPVPATHHPSFPSFLNESGTFIDGNLLVNGDGVLIASQGELCCFQPPPVRAIDNKLSLADIDTIKVIGKGNGGIVQLVQHKWTNQFFALKEIRMMVEEPMHTQIARELKINQSAQCPYVVVYYQSFYNNGVLSIILEYMDGGSLEDFLSIVKTIPEPYLAAICKQVLKGLIYLHHEKHIIHRDLKPSNLLINHRGEVKITDFGVSAIMDTTSGLANTFIGTYSYMSPERITGNPGGYNYRSDIWSLGLILLKCATGKFPYTPPDKKEGWENIYQLIEIIVDKPPPSAPSDQFSLEFCSFISACLQKNPRDRKSAPDLARHPFINMYEDLDVDLSAYFSNGGSTPATI, encoded by the exons ATGAAGAAAGGGTGCTTAGGACCCAATCTGAAGCTCACTGTTCCTGTTCCTGCAACTCATCACccttcttttccaagcttccT GAATGAAAGCGGCACGTTTATTGATGGGAACCTGCTTGTCAATGGCGACGGAGTTCTGATCGCTTCTCAGGGTGAA TTGTGTTGTTTTCAGCCACCCCCAGTAAGGGCAATAGACAACAAACTAAGTTTGGCAGACATTGACACAATCAAAGTGATTGGAAAGGGAAATGGAGGGATAGTGCAGTTGGTGCAACACAAATGGACTAATCAATTTTTCGCATTAAAG GAAATCCGAATGATGGTTGAGGAGCCTATGCACACGCAGATAGCACGAGAGCTAAAAATCAATCAGTCGGCACAATGTCCATATGTTGTTGTTTACTACCAATCATTCTACAATAATGGGGTCTTATCAATCATCTTAGAGTACATGGATGGAGGGTCCTTGGAAGATTTTCTTAGCATAGTGAAAACAATTCCAGAGCCATATCTTGCCGCGATCTGCAAGCAG GTGCTGAAGGGTTTAATTTATCTTCATCATGAAAAACATATTATCCATAGGGACTTAAAGCCTTCTAATTTGTTGATAAATCATAGAGGAGAAGTAAAGATTACTGATTTTGGTGTGAGCGCAATCATGGACACCACATCTGGTCTAGCTAATACTTTTATTGGCACATACAGCTACATGTCT CCAGAGAGAATTACTGGAAACCCTGGTGGTTACAACTATAGAAGTGATATATGGAGCTTGGGACTGATATTGCTCAAGTGTGCTACAGGAAAGTTTCCATATACACCACCTGATAAAAAAGAAGGATGGGAAAATATCTACCAGCTTATTGAAATCATTGTCGACAAACCTCCGCCGAGTGCTCCATCTGATCAATTTTCTCTGGAATTTTGTTCTTTCATCTCTGCATG TTTACAGAAAAATCCAAGGGATAGAAAGTCAGCTCCAGACCTTGCG AGACATCCATTTATCAACATGTATGAGGACTTGGATGTGGACCTTTCAGCATACTTCTCCAATGGAGGATCTACACCTGCAACCATATAA